A genomic segment from Syntrophotalea acetylenivorans encodes:
- a CDS encoding ABC transporter permease — translation MIDRLRQKQRFIPWLPFATLLQKEVRRFLRVSFQTLLTPIVTASLYLFVFGATLGQRISVLEDFSYAQFVIPGLVLMGVINNSFANTSSSLFISRYLGNIVDLLVTPLTPPQFILAYTLAAMLRGLLVGTVVLIISCFFAELPFVSPWAAAAMAALASFLFAQFGLIAAIYAKNFDGLSMYNNFLILPLIYLGGVFYPVSILPPFWARLSHFNPMLYLIDGFRHAILGVGDLSLSTAFLVSGLMAAALFTWAAVLLGSGYKLRL, via the coding sequence ATGATCGACCGCCTCCGCCAAAAGCAACGTTTTATACCCTGGCTGCCCTTCGCAACCCTGCTGCAAAAAGAGGTACGACGTTTTCTGCGGGTCTCCTTTCAGACCCTGCTCACCCCCATCGTCACCGCCTCCCTCTATTTGTTCGTGTTCGGCGCCACCCTCGGCCAGCGTATCTCGGTGCTGGAGGATTTCTCCTACGCCCAGTTCGTTATCCCCGGACTGGTCCTGATGGGGGTCATCAATAACAGCTTCGCAAACACCTCATCGTCTCTATTCATTTCTCGCTACCTGGGTAATATCGTCGACCTGCTGGTCACGCCCCTGACGCCACCACAATTCATCCTGGCCTACACCCTGGCGGCCATGCTTCGAGGCCTGCTGGTCGGTACCGTAGTGCTGATCATTTCTTGCTTCTTTGCCGAACTACCCTTCGTCTCCCCTTGGGCGGCGGCCGCCATGGCGGCCCTGGCCAGCTTTCTGTTCGCCCAGTTCGGCCTCATCGCCGCTATCTACGCCAAAAATTTCGATGGGCTGTCGATGTACAATAACTTTCTGATCCTGCCGCTGATCTATCTCGGCGGAGTCTTCTACCCGGTCTCTATCCTGCCGCCCTTCTGGGCGCGGCTATCTCACTTCAATCCCATGCTCTACCTCATCGACGGCTTTCGCCATGCGATTCTCGGAGTCGGCGACCTGTCTCTAAGTACAGCCTTTCTCGTTTCCGGACTGATGGCTGCAGCGCTCTTCACCTGGGCAGCCGTGTTGCTCGGCAGCGGCTACAAGCTGCGTCTGTAG